One Lysinibacillus fusiformis genomic window carries:
- a CDS encoding acyl-CoA dehydrogenase family protein has product MKDLFIKTKQQHHWLEQLASIAEPIKAEAAEVDEQSRFPFEAHKLLLQIGYPKLTLPKEYGGEGLSVYDMVLIQETLASYDENASLSLGWTLGVVGEIYEKKLWSDNLLEAFALEVKKGAIVNRAVSEAATGSPTRGGRPGTNAVATTGGWLLNGRKIFTTASPVLDYFLTSAWIEEKEQIGFFLIHKDVQGVSIEENWEMSAMRGTSSHDLVLKDVNVPEDYLVELPNHPSGGKINGWILHIPATYLGIAQAARDYALHFANHHQPNSLNAPISTLPNVQQLLGDIELKLHQARFVLYGVAEAYDDPARRNTLMNEMAVAKHTVTNIAIDIVDKAMRVVGAKSLQLTNPLQRYYRNVRAGLHNPPMDDMTIIKLATAAIEQQKLNENQ; this is encoded by the coding sequence TTGAAGGATTTATTTATTAAAACAAAACAACAGCATCACTGGTTAGAGCAGCTGGCATCGATTGCAGAGCCAATTAAAGCTGAAGCTGCAGAGGTCGATGAACAATCCCGTTTTCCTTTTGAAGCACATAAGTTGCTTTTGCAAATTGGTTACCCAAAATTAACATTGCCGAAAGAATATGGCGGTGAAGGATTATCCGTTTACGATATGGTACTCATTCAAGAGACATTAGCTAGTTATGACGAAAATGCATCACTTTCTTTGGGCTGGACATTAGGTGTTGTTGGTGAAATATATGAAAAAAAATTATGGTCAGATAACTTACTGGAAGCATTTGCGCTGGAAGTGAAAAAGGGTGCTATCGTGAATAGAGCGGTAAGTGAAGCAGCTACTGGCAGTCCAACTCGGGGTGGTCGTCCAGGAACAAACGCTGTGGCGACAACAGGTGGTTGGCTTTTAAATGGACGTAAAATATTTACGACGGCATCACCAGTGCTGGATTACTTCTTAACGTCCGCTTGGATTGAGGAGAAAGAACAAATAGGTTTCTTCCTCATCCATAAAGATGTGCAAGGAGTTTCTATTGAAGAAAACTGGGAAATGTCTGCGATGCGTGGCACAAGCAGTCATGATTTAGTGTTAAAAGATGTAAATGTCCCTGAGGATTATTTAGTTGAATTGCCGAATCATCCAAGTGGTGGCAAGATAAACGGCTGGATTTTACATATTCCAGCAACATACTTAGGCATTGCACAGGCTGCAAGGGACTATGCTCTGCATTTTGCAAATCATCATCAACCAAATAGCTTAAATGCGCCTATTAGTACATTACCAAACGTGCAACAGCTTTTAGGTGATATTGAGTTAAAACTTCATCAAGCTCGCTTTGTCCTTTATGGCGTAGCGGAGGCTTATGATGATCCTGCTAGACGAAATACTTTAATGAATGAAATGGCAGTTGCAAAGCACACGGTCACGAATATTGCCATAGATATCGTGGATAAGGCGATGCGTGTTGTAGGGGCAAAAAGCTTACAACTTACAAATCCACTGCAACGCTATTATCGAAATGTGCGCGCGGGATTACATAATCCACCGATGGATGATATGACAATTATCAAATTAGCAACAGCTGCTATTGAGCAACAAAAATTAAATGAAAATCAATGA
- a CDS encoding transporter substrate-binding domain-containing protein, whose protein sequence is MFIHKKKVCQFAAIGLASIAILAGCNSGETSKKEAEDGDKVRTVKVAYDQASKPISYIDDKGNPTGYDVEVMKLVDELLPEYEFEYVGTTSDDLLIGVEQGKYQVGVKNAFFTQERTEKFIFPKEFLGLSSAGLVLRKEDEGIKTLVDFATKGYSLAPIAANNAQYTIIDEYNKANPNNEVKLQAGDAFTVDVVQWVNEGRVDGGVMIEGPFKQQVLAEDGPYNNLKDEVVYNEFAVIKTWPLFNKKEQEFADAYDKAVAQVKEQKKTSELSTTFYGRDLFEVLENVNR, encoded by the coding sequence ATGTTTATACACAAGAAAAAAGTATGCCAATTTGCAGCTATCGGATTAGCTTCAATTGCTATTTTAGCTGGCTGCAATTCAGGTGAAACTTCAAAAAAAGAAGCAGAAGATGGCGATAAAGTTCGTACAGTAAAGGTTGCTTACGATCAAGCGTCTAAGCCTATTAGTTATATTGATGATAAGGGAAATCCAACTGGCTATGATGTGGAAGTAATGAAGCTAGTAGATGAATTATTACCAGAATATGAGTTTGAATATGTAGGGACAACAAGTGATGATTTACTAATCGGTGTTGAGCAAGGGAAATACCAAGTAGGGGTAAAAAATGCATTCTTTACACAGGAACGCACAGAAAAGTTTATTTTCCCGAAAGAGTTTTTAGGGTTAAGTAGTGCAGGCTTAGTTTTACGTAAAGAAGACGAGGGCATAAAAACATTGGTAGACTTTGCAACAAAGGGCTATTCATTAGCACCAATTGCTGCAAACAATGCGCAGTATACAATTATTGATGAGTACAATAAAGCAAATCCGAATAATGAAGTGAAATTACAAGCTGGAGATGCTTTCACTGTCGATGTCGTGCAATGGGTAAATGAAGGACGTGTTGACGGTGGTGTAATGATTGAAGGTCCGTTCAAACAACAAGTTTTGGCTGAGGATGGCCCATATAATAATTTAAAAGATGAAGTAGTTTACAACGAATTCGCGGTGATTAAAACATGGCCTTTGTTCAATAAAAAAGAACAAGAATTTGCAGATGCCTATGATAAAGCTGTAGCACAAGTTAAAGAGCAAAAGAAAACAAGTGAATTAAGCACAACGTTTTATGGCCGAGATTTATTTGAAGTGTTAGAAAACGTAAATCGATAG
- a CDS encoding amino acid ABC transporter permease: protein MDKYFDASYIWNAIPVLLPFLKVTFLVAGSSIVLGTLFGLLLAVAKLSSLKILQRLANLYTTIMRCTPSIVLLFLVYYGVPALAENFGLNLHSIETAFFVVVTFTLQFAAIMSEVIRSAYLAVNKGQFEAAVSVGLTPFQAYRRIIFPQALVIALPNFGNGMIALLQEGALAYTIGLIDIVGKANLIIASNINAHALEIFIALAIVYWVLSIIIEKFFTMLEKFFSKGKRTLETT, encoded by the coding sequence ATGGATAAGTATTTTGATGCTTCGTATATTTGGAACGCTATCCCCGTATTATTGCCGTTTTTAAAAGTAACCTTTTTAGTTGCAGGGTCTTCCATAGTACTAGGCACATTGTTTGGTTTGCTATTAGCAGTAGCAAAGTTAAGTTCACTAAAAATATTACAAAGATTAGCGAATTTATATACAACTATAATGCGGTGTACACCATCCATCGTCCTATTATTCCTCGTGTATTATGGTGTGCCAGCATTAGCTGAAAACTTCGGCTTAAATCTCCATTCGATTGAAACAGCCTTCTTTGTCGTTGTTACATTCACATTGCAGTTCGCAGCAATTATGTCCGAAGTCATTCGCTCTGCTTATTTGGCGGTTAATAAGGGGCAATTTGAAGCGGCTGTCAGTGTAGGATTAACGCCATTCCAGGCATATCGTCGTATTATTTTTCCGCAGGCACTTGTCATCGCATTGCCGAACTTTGGAAATGGCATGATTGCGTTATTACAGGAGGGTGCACTTGCTTACACAATTGGTTTAATTGATATTGTAGGGAAGGCAAATCTAATTATTGCGAGCAATATTAATGCACATGCTCTCGAAATATTTATAGCACTAGCAATCGTTTATTGGGTGCTGTCTATTATTATTGAAAAATTCTTTACTATGTTAGAAAAGTTTTTCAGCAAGGGTAAAAGGACATTAGAAACAACGTAA